The region CGATTAACAAGATTTAGATTTAGGTGGAAAATGAAACGATCTTTCGAAGGTTCTATTTACAAAACAAAGGATGGGTCGAGATGGTTTGCCCGACTGCGTTACACGGACAAAAGCGGCACGCAACGTGAGAAAAAGCGAACCTGTATCAGTCACGCAAAGGCAAAAGCCGAAATAAAAAATCTAAAGGCCGAAGTTGCCGACGATGCCCGCGAGCGGAAAACCTACCGCGAACTGGACGCCTTTTTCAGAAAGCAATATGTTCACGCCGCAAAGTTTGTCGGCGGCAAACTGGTAAGCGGTTTTCGACAGGACACGGCGACGGTTGAACGCTATCTCGACAGGGCACTCGAACATTTTGCCGACACACCGATCGACGCGATCACCTACGCCGACGTTCGCGAATACAAACGCCGCATCGAAAACCTGCCGACAAAAAGCGGCGCGCGTAGCGTGTCTGATACGAATCATCATTTGAAACGGGTGCGGCGCCTTTTTAACATCGCCGTCGAACAAAGTTGGCTCTCCGTCAATCCTTTTGAAAAGGGGGGCTCGCTGATCGTCGAAAGTTTCGAAGTCGAGCGAACACGCATTCTCACGGCAGACGAGGAAACTAAGATGCTCGCTGCCTGCGATAAATGGCGGCAGCATTTAAAGCCAATCATCATACTCGCTATCGAGACAGCCATGCGACGCGGTGAGATTCAATCATTACTATGGTCAAACATCGATTTGACCGGCCGCTTGATTCGTATCGCCGCATCCAATACAAAGACGCTCAAGACACGGCTCGTGCCTATCAGCCAAAGGCTCAAAGAAACGCTGGCACAACTCCGGCAACATCAACTGCGACCCAATTCCAGAGTATTCCAATCCGGTGATTTTAAGAAAGCATTTGCGGGAGCCTGCTCCGATGCTGAAATTACCGACCTACATTTTCACGATTTGCGTCATACCGCAATCACGCGAATGCTTGAAAAGGGAATTTCGCCGCCGCTGGTGATGAAAATTTCTGGCCACACGCAACAGCGAACGTTTATGCGTTACGTCAACCAAACCGAGCAAAGTATTATGGAAATCGCTTTAAAACTTGACCGAGCAGCAGCGTAAATATTAAATACCAGACTATAATTAGCGACTTTGGTATGCATCAACTGCCACGGCCCGCCGGTGATAGATTCTTATTTTAGTAATCAATAACCGCCAACAAATCCCTCATATTCACACTAGGTCTGGGCGACGCGCCGACAGAAAGCCTGCCCCCATGTTTGCCCCCCCGAAACCGAAACGAGAACAACTGAACGCAACCCAACAACACCTAACTCACCGCCAAATCTTAAAAACGCCATGAAAAACCTCTAATAAACACCAAAACGCACCACAACAAAACCAACCCATCACGCTTCACACGCGATAGGCCACAAGTTCAAATCTTGTAGACGGCACCAGTAGTAGATACAAGCTTTAAAGCTAAAATCGGGGCAAGGCCAGAAATGACCTTGCCCTGTTTGTATATTGGATGTCCTGGTTTTGGGTTACGCGAGAACGTTCAATGACTCTTTGGATGTAATGATGATGTCCACCGACG is a window of Chloracidobacterium sp. DNA encoding:
- a CDS encoding tyrosine-type recombinase/integrase; translated protein: MKRSFEGSIYKTKDGSRWFARLRYTDKSGTQREKKRTCISHAKAKAEIKNLKAEVADDARERKTYRELDAFFRKQYVHAAKFVGGKLVSGFRQDTATVERYLDRALEHFADTPIDAITYADVREYKRRIENLPTKSGARSVSDTNHHLKRVRRLFNIAVEQSWLSVNPFEKGGSLIVESFEVERTRILTADEETKMLAACDKWRQHLKPIIILAIETAMRRGEIQSLLWSNIDLTGRLIRIAASNTKTLKTRLVPISQRLKETLAQLRQHQLRPNSRVFQSGDFKKAFAGACSDAEITDLHFHDLRHTAITRMLEKGISPPLVMKISGHTQQRTFMRYVNQTEQSIMEIALKLDRAAA